In Pungitius pungitius chromosome 2, fPunPun2.1, whole genome shotgun sequence, a single window of DNA contains:
- the rapgef2b gene encoding rap guanine nucleotide exchange factor 2 isoform X10: protein MKPLAAPDSNGVPNPPERSPLPADFSRLHLADGLHPQGTHVSSSHSGCSITSDSGSSSLSDIYQATENEPGDMDLSGLPETAVDSEEDDDEEDIERASDPLMSRDIVRDCLEKDPMDRTDDDIEQLLEFMHQLPAFANMTMSVRRELCAVMVFAVVERAGTIVLNDGEELDSWSVILNGSVEVTYPEGRAEILCMGNSFGVSPTMEKEYMKGVMKTKVDDCQFVCIAQQDYCCILNQVEKNMQKVEEEGEIVMVKEHRELDRTGTRKGHIVIKGTSERLTMHLVEEHSVVDPTYIEDFLLTYRTFLSSPMVVGKKLLEWFHDPSLRDKVTRVVLLWVNNHFNDFEGDSAMTHFLEEFENNLEKEKMCGHLRLLNIACAAKAKPRLVTLTKPSRDSPLAFSLLGGQEKGFRIFLDAVEPGSKAAEVGLKRGDQILEVNGQNFENVQLSKANEILKNNTHLSITVKTNLLVFKELLTRPEQDHDADGEEDHDRKNGAPHLPKIGDIKKASRYSIPDLAVDVEQVMGLEKASKKAKSNSVGGRNKLKKIFDKTLTSILPPKPYNDVCVGQSQDDSIVGMKQSKQIAPALPVSGNLSSSNPDLLQSHHRILDFNNQPVAVVPNMSDQVLRVFKADQQSRYIMIGKDTTAKEVVAQAIREFALTAAPEAYSLCEVSVTPEGVIKQRRLPDQLSKLADRIQLSGRYYLKSNMETETLCSDDDAQDLLREGQISLLQLSTVEVATQLSMRSFELFCAIEPTEYIDDLFKHRSKAGSASLKRFEEAINDETFWVATEVTREPNQIKRMKTVKHFIKIALHCRECKNFNSMFAIISGLNLAPVSRLRGTWEKLPSKYEKLFGDLQDLFDPSRNMAKYRNVLNNQNLQPPIIPLFPVIKKDLTFLHEGNDSKVDGLVNFEKLRMIAKEIRHVGRMASVNMDPALMFRTRKKKWRSLGSLSQGSANAAVLDVTQTGGHKKRVRRSSFLNAKKLYEDAQMARKVKQYLSHLSLESNEESLQTLSMQCEPSISTLPKNAGGKRPDTSPVVSRAATQQRGQLAKGNQALQVPAVALYPSRKKVPVKDLPPFGTSSPHSLKKILSLSEEGNERHRRQPEDAVSNASSQLSSPPTSPQSSPKKGYSRMGDAYSDSGHSEISSRSSLVSNSSFDMAQDERRLRHSGGGGESHLLGGQRLERRAATDPDQYSLGSYSSMQDCRGIYVGCPTVLSSPSSEELTQDQGDRVSLDAADSGRGSWTSCSSGSHDNIQTMQQGRSWETLAFGVGGGGSGVGGLPPIGQEALLGGHAALWAAQARGSWASASSSSSSAAYWGEDSEGDTGTIKRRGGKDVNADPETSSITSTGSEEAKHPGRPSPSPITAGGKGVLSRKESRYREPPPTPPGYTALTISDLAEGQHPAPPAPAPTAPHTGRRPPDYSTALQRSRMVTQSPDSQRGAKQRPGGPHRTRSPAEEREAEEEVEGESLSSKLIALRKPKPVARRTPETPRP, encoded by the exons ctcCCCGCGGACTTCAGCAGACTTCACTTGGCCGACGGCTTGCACCCACAGGGGACCCACGTCTCCTCCAGCCACTCAGGATGTAGTATCACCAGCGACTCTGGAAGCAGCAGCCTGTCAGACATTTATCAG GCCACAGAGAACGAACCGGGCGACATGGACCTGAGCGGCTTGCCGGAGACCGCCGTCGACtccgaggaggacgacgacgaggaggacatcGAGCGGGCGTCCGACCCCCTCATGAGCCGGGACATCGTGCGCGACTGCCTGGAGAAGGACCCCATGGACCGGACCGACGACGACATAG AGCAATTACTGGAGTTCATGCATCAACTGCCAGCGTTTGCCAACATGACCATGTCAGTGAGGAGGGAACTCTGCGCCGTCATGGTTTTCGCGGTGGTCGAACGCGCCGGCACCATCGTCCTCAACGACGGAGAGGAG CTGGACTCGTGGTCGGTGATCCTCAACGGTTCGGTGGAGGTGACGTACCCCGAGGGCCGGGCAGAGATCCTGTGTATGGGGAACAGTTTTGGCGTGTCACCAACCATGGAGAAGGAATACATGAAGGGCGTGATGAAGACAAAGGTGGACGACTGCCAG TTCGTGTGCATAGCCCAGCAGGACTACTGCTGCATCCTCAACCAGGTGGAGAAGAACATGCAGAAGGtcgaggaggagggcgagatCGTCATGGTGAAGGAGCACCGTGAACTGGACCGCACCGGCACCCGGAAAGGACACATCGTCATCAAG GGCACATCGGAGCGTCTCACCATGCACCTGGTGGAGGAGCACTCGGTGGTGGACCCCACCTACATCGAGGACTTCCTGCTGACCTACAGGACGTTCCTCTCCAGCCCCATGGTCGTGGGCAAGAAGCTCCTGGAGTGGTTCCACGACCCCAGTCTCAGGGACAAG GTTACACGGGTAGTCTTGCTGTGGGTAAACAACCACTTCAACGACTTCGAGGGCGACTCGGCCATGACTCACTTCCTGGAAGAGTTTGAAAACAATCTGGAAAAAGAA AAAATGTGCGGCCACCTCCGACTGTTAAACATAGCGTGCGCTGCCAAAGCCAAGCCGCGGCTGGTGACGCTGACCAAGCCGTCCAGGGACTCGCCGCTGGCCTTCAGCCTCCTCGGGGGGCAGGAGAAGGGCTTCCGCATCTTCCTCGACGCCGTGGAGCCCGGGAGCAAGGCAGCCGAGGTCGGCCTTAAGCGCGGGGATCAG ATTCTGGAGGTCAATGGGCAGAACTTTGAGAATGTCCAGCTCAGCAAAGCCAACGAGATTCTGAAGAACAACACCCACTTGTCCATAACTGTGAAAACAAACCTTTTAG TGTTTAAAGAGCTGCTAACCCGGCCGGAACAGGACCACGACGcggacggcgaggaggaccaCGACCGGAAGAACGGTGCTCCCCACCTCCCGAAGATCGGAGACATCAAGAAGGCCAGCCGCTACTCCATCCCCGACCTGGCGGTGGACGTGGAGCAGGTGATGGGCCTGGAGAAGGCCAGCAAGAAAGCCAAGAGCAACTCGGTGGGAGGACGCAACAAGCTGAAGAAGATCTTCGACAAGACGCTCACCAGCATCCTGCCGCCGAAACCATACAA CGACGTGTGCGTGGGCCAATCGCAGGACGACAGCATCGTGGGGATGAAGCAGTCCAAACAGATCGCGCCGGCGCTGCCCGTCAGTGGGAACCTGTCGTCGTCCAACCCGGACCTGCTGCAGTCACACCACCGCATCCTGGACTTCAACAACCAGCCCG TGGCAGTCGTACCCA ATATGTCGGATCAGGTGTTGCGAGTGTTCAAGGCGGACCAACAGTCTCGGTACATCATGATCGGGAAGGACACCACGGCGAAGGAGGTGGTGGCCCAGGCCATCAGGGAGTTTGCCCTGACCGCGGCGCCGGAGGCTTACTCTCTGTGCGAGGTGTCCGTCACGCCGGAGGGCGTCATCAAGCAGAGGCGGTTACCGGACCAGCTGTCCAAACTAGCCGACAGGATTCAGCTGAGTGGAAG ATACTACTTGAAGAGCAACATGGAGACGGAGACGCTGTGCTCCGACGACGACGCCCAGGACCTCCTGCGCGAGGGCCAGATCTCGCTGCTGCAGCTCAGCACGGTGGAGGTCGCCACGCAGCTCTCCATGCGGTCCTTCGAGCTCTTCTGCGCCATCGAGCCCACCGAGTACATCGACGACCTGTTCAAGCACCGCTCCAAGGCCGGCTCGGCCAGCCTCAAGCGCTTCGAGGAGGCCATCAACGACGAGACCTTCTGGGTGGCCACGGAGGTGACGCGGGAGCCCAACCAGATCAAACGCATGAAGACCGTCAAGCACTTCATCAAGATCGCCCTGCACTGCCGCGAGTGCAAGAACTTCAACTCCATGTTCGCCATCATCAG TGGTCTGAATCTGGCTCCAGTCTCCAGGCTGAGGGGAACGTGGGAGAAGCTACCCAGCAAGTACGAGAAGCTGTTCGGGGACCTGCAGGACCTCTTTGACCCTTCCAGGAACATGGCCAAGTACAGGAACGTGCTCAACAATCAGAACCTGCAGCCGCCCATCATCCCCCTGTTCCCCGTCATCAAGAAGGACCTCACCTTCCTCCATGAAG GCAACGACTCCAAAGTGGACGGCTTGGTGAACTTTGAGAAGCTGAGGATGATCGCCAAAGAAATCCGCCACGTTGGTCGCATGGCCTCCGTCAACATGGACCCGGCCCTCATGTTCCGGACCCG GAAGAAGAAATGGAGAAGTTTAGG GTCCCTCAGCCAGGGCAGCGCTAACGCGGCGGTGCTGGACGTCACGCAGACGGGCGGCCACAAGAAGAGGGTGCGACGCAGCTCCTTCCTGAACGCCAAGAAGCTTTACGAGGACGCCCAGATGGCCAGGAAGGTCAAACAGTACCTGTCCCACCTGAGCCTGGAGTCCAACGAGGAGAGCCTGCAGACGCTCTCCATGCAGTGTGAGCCCTCCATCAGCACAT TGCCCAAGAACGCCGGGGGGAAGCGTCCGGACACCTCCCCCGTCGTGTCCAGAGCGGCCACCCAGCAGAGGGGCCAGCTGGCCAAAGGGAACCAGGCCCTCCAGGTGCCGGCCGTGGCCCTTTACCCATCCCGAAAGAAAGTGCCGGTCAAGGATCTGCCACCTTTCG GCACCAGCTCCCCTCATTCTCTGAAGAAGATCCTGTCTCTGTCAGAGGAGGGGAACGAGCGGCACCGCAGGCAGCCAGAGGACGCCGTGTCCAACGCCTCCTctcagctctcctccccccccacctccccacagAGCTCGCCCAAGAAGG GTTACAGCCGGATGGGAGACGCCTACTCGGACTCCGGTCACAGCGAGATCTCCTCCCGCTCCAGCCTCGTCAGCAACTCCTCCTTCGACATGGCCCAGGACGAGAGGAGGCTGCGGCACTCCGGGGGAGGCGGGGAATCGCACCTCCTCGGGGGCCAGCGGCTGGAGCGCCGAGCCGCCACCGACCCGGACCAGTACAGCCTCGG GTCGTACTCGTCCATGCAGGACTGTCGGGGCATCTACGTGGGCTGCCCCACGGTGCTCTCCTCCCCCAGTTCGGAGGAGCTGACTCAGGATCAGGGCGACCGCGTTTCCCTCGACGCCGCCGACAGCGGCCGCGGCTCCTGGACTTCCTGCTCCTCCGGTTCCCACGACAACATCCAGACCATGCAGCAGGGACGCAGCTGGGAGACTCTGGCTTTCGGCGTGGGCGGCGGGGGCAGCGGCGTGGGGGGGCTCCCACCCATCGGGCAGGAGGCCCTGCTGGGGGGACACGCGGCACTGTGGGCGGCCCAGGCCCGGGGGAGCTGGGCGTCGGCcagctcgtcctcgtcctcggcgGCGTACTGGGGGGAGGACTCCGAGGGAGACACCGGCACCatcaagaggaggggggggaaggacgTCAACGCCGACCCGGAGACCAGTAGCATCACCTCCACCGGGTCGGAGGAGGCCAAGCATCCGGGCCGGCCCTCGCCGTCGCCCATCACCGCCGGGGGGAAAGGCGTCCTCT cGCGTAAAGAGAGCCGCTACCGGGAGCCCCCCCCGACGCCCCCCGGCTACACCGCCCTGACCATCTCGGACCTCGCCGAGGGGCAGCACCCGGCGCCGCCCGCCCCGGCCCCCACGGCCCCCCACACGGGGCGTCGGCCCCCGGACTACAGCACGGCCCTGCAGCGCTCGCGCATGGTCACCCAGTCGCCCGACTCCCAGCGGGGGGCCAAGCAGCGCCCGGGGGGCCCCCACCGCACGCGCTCCCCGGCCGAGGAGCGGGAGgccgaggaggaagtggagggtgAGTCCTTGTCTTCCAAACTAATCGCTCTGAGGAAGCCAAAGCCAGTGGCACGGCGCACACCCGAGACCCCCAGACCATGA
- the rapgef2b gene encoding rap guanine nucleotide exchange factor 2 isoform X11 — translation MKPLAAPDSNGVPNPPERSPLPADFSRLHLADGLHPQGTHVSSSHSGCSITSDSGSSSLSDIYQATENEPGDMDLSGLPETAVDSEEDDDEEDIERASDPLMSRDIVRDCLEKDPMDRTDDDIEQLLEFMHQLPAFANMTMSVRRELCAVMVFAVVERAGTIVLNDGEELDSWSVILNGSVEVTYPEGRAEILCMGNSFGVSPTMEKEYMKGVMKTKVDDCQFVCIAQQDYCCILNQVEKNMQKVEEEGEIVMVKEHRELDRTGTRKGHIVIKGTSERLTMHLVEEHSVVDPTYIEDFLLTYRTFLSSPMVVGKKLLEWFHDPSLRDKVTRVVLLWVNNHFNDFEGDSAMTHFLEEFENNLEKEKMCGHLRLLNIACAAKAKPRLVTLTKPSRDSPLAFSLLGGQEKGFRIFLDAVEPGSKAAEVGLKRGDQILEVNGQNFENVQLSKANEILKNNTHLSITVKTNLLVFKELLTRPEQDHDADGEEDHDRKNGAPHLPKIGDIKKASRYSIPDLAVDVEQVMGLEKASKKAKSNSVGGRNKLKKIFDKTLTSILPPKPYNDVCVGQSQDDSIVGMKQSKQIAPALPVSGNLSSSNPDLLQSHHRILDFNNQPDMSDQVLRVFKADQQSRYIMIGKDTTAKEVVAQAIREFALTAAPEAYSLCEVSVTPEGVIKQRRLPDQLSKLADRIQLSGRYYLKSNMETETLCSDDDAQDLLREGQISLLQLSTVEVATQLSMRSFELFCAIEPTEYIDDLFKHRSKAGSASLKRFEEAINDETFWVATEVTREPNQIKRMKTVKHFIKIALHCRECKNFNSMFAIISGLNLAPVSRLRGTWEKLPSKYEKLFGDLQDLFDPSRNMAKYRNVLNNQNLQPPIIPLFPVIKKDLTFLHEGNDSKVDGLVNFEKLRMIAKEIRHVGRMASVNMDPALMFRTRKKKWRSLGSLSQGSANAAVLDVTQTGGHKKRVRRSSFLNAKKLYEDAQMARKVKQYLSHLSLESNEESLQTLSMQCEPSISTLPKNAGGKRPDTSPVVSRAATQQRGQLAKGNQALQVPAVALYPSRKKVPVKDLPPFGTSSPHSLKKILSLSEEGNERHRRQPEDAVSNASSQLSSPPTSPQSSPKKGYSRMGDAYSDSGHSEISSRSSLVSNSSFDMAQDERRLRHSGGGGESHLLGGQRLERRAATDPDQYSLGSYSSMQDCRGIYVGCPTVLSSPSSEELTQDQGDRVSLDAADSGRGSWTSCSSGSHDNIQTMQQGRSWETLAFGVGGGGSGVGGLPPIGQEALLGGHAALWAAQARGSWASASSSSSSAAYWGEDSEGDTGTIKRRGGKDVNADPETSSITSTGSEEAKHPGRPSPSPITAGGKGVLSRKESRYREPPPTPPGYTALTISDLAEGQHPAPPAPAPTAPHTGRRPPDYSTALQRSRMVTQSPDSQRGAKQRPGGPHRTRSPAEEREAEEEVEGESLSSKLIALRKPKPVARRTPETPRP, via the exons ctcCCCGCGGACTTCAGCAGACTTCACTTGGCCGACGGCTTGCACCCACAGGGGACCCACGTCTCCTCCAGCCACTCAGGATGTAGTATCACCAGCGACTCTGGAAGCAGCAGCCTGTCAGACATTTATCAG GCCACAGAGAACGAACCGGGCGACATGGACCTGAGCGGCTTGCCGGAGACCGCCGTCGACtccgaggaggacgacgacgaggaggacatcGAGCGGGCGTCCGACCCCCTCATGAGCCGGGACATCGTGCGCGACTGCCTGGAGAAGGACCCCATGGACCGGACCGACGACGACATAG AGCAATTACTGGAGTTCATGCATCAACTGCCAGCGTTTGCCAACATGACCATGTCAGTGAGGAGGGAACTCTGCGCCGTCATGGTTTTCGCGGTGGTCGAACGCGCCGGCACCATCGTCCTCAACGACGGAGAGGAG CTGGACTCGTGGTCGGTGATCCTCAACGGTTCGGTGGAGGTGACGTACCCCGAGGGCCGGGCAGAGATCCTGTGTATGGGGAACAGTTTTGGCGTGTCACCAACCATGGAGAAGGAATACATGAAGGGCGTGATGAAGACAAAGGTGGACGACTGCCAG TTCGTGTGCATAGCCCAGCAGGACTACTGCTGCATCCTCAACCAGGTGGAGAAGAACATGCAGAAGGtcgaggaggagggcgagatCGTCATGGTGAAGGAGCACCGTGAACTGGACCGCACCGGCACCCGGAAAGGACACATCGTCATCAAG GGCACATCGGAGCGTCTCACCATGCACCTGGTGGAGGAGCACTCGGTGGTGGACCCCACCTACATCGAGGACTTCCTGCTGACCTACAGGACGTTCCTCTCCAGCCCCATGGTCGTGGGCAAGAAGCTCCTGGAGTGGTTCCACGACCCCAGTCTCAGGGACAAG GTTACACGGGTAGTCTTGCTGTGGGTAAACAACCACTTCAACGACTTCGAGGGCGACTCGGCCATGACTCACTTCCTGGAAGAGTTTGAAAACAATCTGGAAAAAGAA AAAATGTGCGGCCACCTCCGACTGTTAAACATAGCGTGCGCTGCCAAAGCCAAGCCGCGGCTGGTGACGCTGACCAAGCCGTCCAGGGACTCGCCGCTGGCCTTCAGCCTCCTCGGGGGGCAGGAGAAGGGCTTCCGCATCTTCCTCGACGCCGTGGAGCCCGGGAGCAAGGCAGCCGAGGTCGGCCTTAAGCGCGGGGATCAG ATTCTGGAGGTCAATGGGCAGAACTTTGAGAATGTCCAGCTCAGCAAAGCCAACGAGATTCTGAAGAACAACACCCACTTGTCCATAACTGTGAAAACAAACCTTTTAG TGTTTAAAGAGCTGCTAACCCGGCCGGAACAGGACCACGACGcggacggcgaggaggaccaCGACCGGAAGAACGGTGCTCCCCACCTCCCGAAGATCGGAGACATCAAGAAGGCCAGCCGCTACTCCATCCCCGACCTGGCGGTGGACGTGGAGCAGGTGATGGGCCTGGAGAAGGCCAGCAAGAAAGCCAAGAGCAACTCGGTGGGAGGACGCAACAAGCTGAAGAAGATCTTCGACAAGACGCTCACCAGCATCCTGCCGCCGAAACCATACAA CGACGTGTGCGTGGGCCAATCGCAGGACGACAGCATCGTGGGGATGAAGCAGTCCAAACAGATCGCGCCGGCGCTGCCCGTCAGTGGGAACCTGTCGTCGTCCAACCCGGACCTGCTGCAGTCACACCACCGCATCCTGGACTTCAACAACCAGCCCG ATATGTCGGATCAGGTGTTGCGAGTGTTCAAGGCGGACCAACAGTCTCGGTACATCATGATCGGGAAGGACACCACGGCGAAGGAGGTGGTGGCCCAGGCCATCAGGGAGTTTGCCCTGACCGCGGCGCCGGAGGCTTACTCTCTGTGCGAGGTGTCCGTCACGCCGGAGGGCGTCATCAAGCAGAGGCGGTTACCGGACCAGCTGTCCAAACTAGCCGACAGGATTCAGCTGAGTGGAAG ATACTACTTGAAGAGCAACATGGAGACGGAGACGCTGTGCTCCGACGACGACGCCCAGGACCTCCTGCGCGAGGGCCAGATCTCGCTGCTGCAGCTCAGCACGGTGGAGGTCGCCACGCAGCTCTCCATGCGGTCCTTCGAGCTCTTCTGCGCCATCGAGCCCACCGAGTACATCGACGACCTGTTCAAGCACCGCTCCAAGGCCGGCTCGGCCAGCCTCAAGCGCTTCGAGGAGGCCATCAACGACGAGACCTTCTGGGTGGCCACGGAGGTGACGCGGGAGCCCAACCAGATCAAACGCATGAAGACCGTCAAGCACTTCATCAAGATCGCCCTGCACTGCCGCGAGTGCAAGAACTTCAACTCCATGTTCGCCATCATCAG TGGTCTGAATCTGGCTCCAGTCTCCAGGCTGAGGGGAACGTGGGAGAAGCTACCCAGCAAGTACGAGAAGCTGTTCGGGGACCTGCAGGACCTCTTTGACCCTTCCAGGAACATGGCCAAGTACAGGAACGTGCTCAACAATCAGAACCTGCAGCCGCCCATCATCCCCCTGTTCCCCGTCATCAAGAAGGACCTCACCTTCCTCCATGAAG GCAACGACTCCAAAGTGGACGGCTTGGTGAACTTTGAGAAGCTGAGGATGATCGCCAAAGAAATCCGCCACGTTGGTCGCATGGCCTCCGTCAACATGGACCCGGCCCTCATGTTCCGGACCCG GAAGAAGAAATGGAGAAGTTTAGG GTCCCTCAGCCAGGGCAGCGCTAACGCGGCGGTGCTGGACGTCACGCAGACGGGCGGCCACAAGAAGAGGGTGCGACGCAGCTCCTTCCTGAACGCCAAGAAGCTTTACGAGGACGCCCAGATGGCCAGGAAGGTCAAACAGTACCTGTCCCACCTGAGCCTGGAGTCCAACGAGGAGAGCCTGCAGACGCTCTCCATGCAGTGTGAGCCCTCCATCAGCACAT TGCCCAAGAACGCCGGGGGGAAGCGTCCGGACACCTCCCCCGTCGTGTCCAGAGCGGCCACCCAGCAGAGGGGCCAGCTGGCCAAAGGGAACCAGGCCCTCCAGGTGCCGGCCGTGGCCCTTTACCCATCCCGAAAGAAAGTGCCGGTCAAGGATCTGCCACCTTTCG GCACCAGCTCCCCTCATTCTCTGAAGAAGATCCTGTCTCTGTCAGAGGAGGGGAACGAGCGGCACCGCAGGCAGCCAGAGGACGCCGTGTCCAACGCCTCCTctcagctctcctccccccccacctccccacagAGCTCGCCCAAGAAGG GTTACAGCCGGATGGGAGACGCCTACTCGGACTCCGGTCACAGCGAGATCTCCTCCCGCTCCAGCCTCGTCAGCAACTCCTCCTTCGACATGGCCCAGGACGAGAGGAGGCTGCGGCACTCCGGGGGAGGCGGGGAATCGCACCTCCTCGGGGGCCAGCGGCTGGAGCGCCGAGCCGCCACCGACCCGGACCAGTACAGCCTCGG GTCGTACTCGTCCATGCAGGACTGTCGGGGCATCTACGTGGGCTGCCCCACGGTGCTCTCCTCCCCCAGTTCGGAGGAGCTGACTCAGGATCAGGGCGACCGCGTTTCCCTCGACGCCGCCGACAGCGGCCGCGGCTCCTGGACTTCCTGCTCCTCCGGTTCCCACGACAACATCCAGACCATGCAGCAGGGACGCAGCTGGGAGACTCTGGCTTTCGGCGTGGGCGGCGGGGGCAGCGGCGTGGGGGGGCTCCCACCCATCGGGCAGGAGGCCCTGCTGGGGGGACACGCGGCACTGTGGGCGGCCCAGGCCCGGGGGAGCTGGGCGTCGGCcagctcgtcctcgtcctcggcgGCGTACTGGGGGGAGGACTCCGAGGGAGACACCGGCACCatcaagaggaggggggggaaggacgTCAACGCCGACCCGGAGACCAGTAGCATCACCTCCACCGGGTCGGAGGAGGCCAAGCATCCGGGCCGGCCCTCGCCGTCGCCCATCACCGCCGGGGGGAAAGGCGTCCTCT cGCGTAAAGAGAGCCGCTACCGGGAGCCCCCCCCGACGCCCCCCGGCTACACCGCCCTGACCATCTCGGACCTCGCCGAGGGGCAGCACCCGGCGCCGCCCGCCCCGGCCCCCACGGCCCCCCACACGGGGCGTCGGCCCCCGGACTACAGCACGGCCCTGCAGCGCTCGCGCATGGTCACCCAGTCGCCCGACTCCCAGCGGGGGGCCAAGCAGCGCCCGGGGGGCCCCCACCGCACGCGCTCCCCGGCCGAGGAGCGGGAGgccgaggaggaagtggagggtgAGTCCTTGTCTTCCAAACTAATCGCTCTGAGGAAGCCAAAGCCAGTGGCACGGCGCACACCCGAGACCCCCAGACCATGA